ATAGCGAATCTGAACAGAGCCCCAATCCGGTTGGTGGGTGATCAGGCAGTTGGATTTCAACAGGTGGCTTACCAGCGTTTCTTCTACAATTTCTACGCCTGCCGATTCGCTGAGGTAATTGGCGTTAAATTCATAATTATCAATAGTGATATTTTGCTCATCAATGCATTCGCCCGTGAAGGCTGCGATTTCCTGGCCTTCAAGTTCATGCAGGCGGAATAACACAACACTGACATCGCCTTGTGCGCAGGCGCTCAAATCACGCTTTAGCGTTTCCTGAACCGTTTCCCAGTCGGCAAATTTTGTCTGGTTAAAGCTGTTCAAATAGAGTTTAAAACTTTTCGATTCAACCAGATTCACGCTGTTTGCATCAAGCTGCACATGACCCACGGCGACCTGCGGTAAACCGTTGCTATTCAGCCAGGACAGCTCATAAAGCGTCCAGATATCACCCCCACTAAACGGCAGATTATCAGCCTGTAAACCAAGCGGGTCACGATTTAGACTGCGTGGAACGGCCTGTAACAACGACGGTTGGTATTTATCCTGGTAAGCGGTTGGCTTACCCAGCGTCAGGCCGCTTAGCGCCTGGTGTTTTTCATAAGACATGTGTCACCGATAGAATGCAGGTACAATTGGTCTTTATTGTACCGCACCTTGAGAGAGTGAGAAATTGGTGGATAACGACGTACGTCAGGCGCTGGAAGATTTTACAAATCGCTTTTGTCACGCGTGGCGTGAACAGGTGGGTGGGTGGCCTGCGAGTGAAGAATTATTTGGTGTGCCGTCCCCGTGTATCGTGACGACAACCGGTAATGATGTGCGCTGGCAGCCGCAACCTTTCACTCCTGCTGGTGATCTCAGCGCTGTGGAACGGGCGATGGATATTACTCTGCAACCCGGTGCGCATCAGTTTTATACCACGCAGTTTGCTGGCGACATGCCCGCGCAGTCAGGTCACCAGGCTTTAACGCTATTACAAGCCTGGAGCGAAGAGGATTTTCAGCGCGTTCAGGAAAACCTGATTGGCCATCTGGTCACACAAAAGCGTTTAAAGCTTTCACCGACCCTGTTCCTCGCCACCACGCCTGACGAAATGGAGGTGGTGTCACTTTGCAATCTCACTGGAGAAGTGGTGCTGGAGAAAATCGGCACCAAACAGCGGACAACTCTCGCACCTTCACTGAGCTTATTCCTTCAGGAGCTTCAGCCGCAGGTCATCTAACCGTTGATCGCTGCTGAGCTTGTGAGAGATCTCTTACACAAGCTGTAAGAGATCTCTAACTTTTCATTTGAGATTTTTATGGCTATTAATGAAATAGCTATTAATTATCAAAGGTTTGATGATGTTTTTCGTCACTTTTGAATGAAAGTTATCGTAAGCATAGGTTGTGAGTGCCTTGCGAGATTGAACGAATTAGTAGATTCTATGTCCGTCGACAGGAAGTCGGGAAGTGAAGGAGATGTCAGGATGATGTCACTTCATTGAAGAACGGGAAGACACCAGGAAGGTGTTACAAGGAAGGCTTCAGGATTGAAGCAAGGATCACTCAGGAAGAGTAAGGGACACCTCCAGGATGGAGAATGAGAGCCGAGCCAGGAATGTTCGGTGGGTCTGGAAGACCAAAGGATAATGCATCAGGATGATGCCGGATCACCGCAGGATGACGGTAGCAGGACGCGAGTACGACGGAATGTAGGTCAGGAGACCACAGGACATAGTTGTCACGGACGAGCAGGGAGCACCAAAAGTAGCCGGATTAGCTGCGAAACGAACCGGGAGCACTGTTTATACAGTGCTCCCTTTTTTTATGCTTTTTTTTCGCCCACAGTAAGAAATGAAGAAAGTTAGAAGTGGTATGCTTGCCGGCTTCTTTTTCACTGATGCCTGAGGTTTTCATGGAACGTCACGCGCTGGTACGCCAGCATCTACACATCATCGAGCAGGTTTTACGTGACCATCAACATTGGCAGGGCAGTGCGCCGGGTGCCGAAGCCTTTGAAAGTACCCAGCCGTTTTGTCTGGATACTCTACAACCCACAGAATGGCTGCAATGGGTTTTAATTCCACGCATGCACGCACTGATAGAAGCGCGGCATCCTTTGCCAGTCGACTTCGCCATCGCGCCATACTACGAAATGGCGCTCGATGCGGCACATGCCGGGCGTGAGCCTCTCTTAAAAGCGTTGCAAGAGCTTGATGCTCTGTTCGCGAGTGACAAAAACTGATGCTGGAAATTATTTATCAGGATGAATGGTTGGTGGCCGTGAACAAACCTTCGGGTTGGTTGGTGCACCGAAGCTGGCTGGACCGTCATGAAACGGTGTTCGTCATGCAAACCGTACGTGACCAAATCGGCAAGCACGTTTTTACCGTACATCGCCTCGACAGACCTACTTCTGGCGTCTTGTTGATGGGGCTCTCCAGCGAAGTTGCGCATTTGCTCTCGCAGCAGTTTGAAAATCACCAGATTCAGAAACGTTATCACGCGGTCACTCGCGGTTGGCTTGAAGATGAAGCCTTGCTGGATTATCCGCTCGTTGAAGAGTTGGATAAAATTGCGGATAAACACGCAACGCAAGACAAAACGCCGCAGCCTGCGGTCACGCATTATCGCGGTCTGGCAACGGTTGAAATGCCGGTCCCGGTTGGTCGATATCCAACAGCGCGCTACAGCCTTGTGGAACTGGAACCGAAAACCGGTCGCAAGCACCAGCTACGCCGCCATATGTCCCATTTGCGTCATCCGATGATTGGCGATTCTAAGCATGGCGACCTGCGCCAAAACCGTGCTGCGGCAGAACATTTTGGCTGCCAACGCCTGATGCTGCATGCAAGCCAGCTTTCGTTAACGCATCCTGTTACCGGTGAGCCGTTATGCTTGCGCGCAACGCTCGACGATACCTGGATGCAGATGATGTCACAGTTTGGCTGGCGTGGATTGCTGAGTGATATCGAAAAGGTTGAGTTTGTGGCACGCAACGGCCAGGATGAATAATACAGCCGTAACGCAAGGAGTTAACTGATGGCCGAAGTGGGGATTTTTGTAGGAACGATGTATGGAAACTCGCTGTTGGTGGCGGAAGAAGCCGAAGCGATTCTAAAAAAGAAAGGTCATAAAGCCACAGTATTCGAAGATCCTGAGCTTGCAGACTGGCAGAAATATCGCGACCAATATGTGCTGATTGTCACTTCAACAACCGGCCAGGGCGATTTACCCGACAGCATTGTTCCTCTGTTTCAGGCAATTAAAGACAAAGTCGGATACCAACCTGAATTGCGTTACGGTTTGATTGCGCTGGGCGACAGCAACTACGAACATTTTTGTGGCGGTGGTAAACAATTCGATACCTTGCTGCAAGAGCAGGGCGCAAAACGTATTGGCACCGTGTTAGCGATTGATGCCAATGATCATCCTGAGCCCGAATCTGTTTCGAACCCGTGGGTCGAGCAGTGGGAAACGCTGTTAAAGTGACAGCAAGAATCAATGGCGGGGATGCTTGGGTGTCGCCGCCTATGATATTACACCCAGCGGGCTGGGTGCGGGTCATCACCTGCCAGCAATGCAATTGCCGCACAACTATTCAGGGAGTTGCCAGTCTGGTCTGACAAAATGGCAGGTATAGCCATTTGGGTTATGCACGAGATAGTCCTGGTGCTCTGGCTCTGCTGACCAGAAGGGGGTCGCTTCCTTCACTTCAGTGACGACTGTACCCGGCAAAATACCTGATGCGTCTATTTCCTCGATCAACTGGTTGGCCTGGTGCATCTGCTCATCCGTAAGCCAAAAGATAGCAGAACGATAGCTGGAGCCAACATCATTACCCTGCCTAAATGGCGTAGTGGGATTGTGGATCTGAAAGAAGTATTTCAGCAAATCGCGGAAACTAATCTGCTCAGGATTAAACTCGACTTTTACCGCCTCTGCATGGCCTGGATGGTACGCATAGGTCGGATTGTCATTCTGCCCGCCCGTGTAGCCAACTTCGGTGCTGATGACTCCATCAACTTTTCGAAGTAAATCCTGCACTCCCCAGAAACAACCTCCAGCAAGAATTGCGACTTCATTTTTCATGTTTATCTCCAGAATTAAACAGTGCCAGATATTCGCCATATCCTTCAGCACTTAGATTTGCTTTAGGAATAAAACGCAGCGCGGCTGAGTTGATGCAATAACGTAGTCCGCCTTTCTCCTGGGGGCCGTCAGGGAATACATGCCCAAGATGGCTATCAGCATGAACGGAACGTACTTCAGTTCGTATCATCCCGTGGCTCAGATCTTTAATATTACGTACATTCTCATCTACCGGGTTGCTGAAAGCAGGCCAACCACATCCTGAGTCAAACTTATCCAGCGATGAAAATAACGGTTCACCGGAAACGATATCGACATACAGTCCGTCTTCGAAATGTTTGTCATATTCCCCCGTGAAAGGACGCTCCGTGGCATTATTTTGCGTTACGTTAAACTGTAGTTCAGATAAATTTGTTATTGTCTGAGTATCTTTATGATATTTATTGCTCATAGTGTCGCCTCTTGAGTGGATTAATTCCCTTGGTTAATATTTTGATGTATATCAGGGAAGCGCATTTCACCGCAATTTACGGTGAGGAACTTGGTATCAACAGACGCCGAAATCACCTTCCTCTTTATACAAAGCCACGTCGGAAGCTTTCAGTGTTATCTTCTCATCGCTTAGGTGATTTGAAGGGGTACAAATGACTTCATCAGCAAGTACATCCAGAACCTTCATTTTCGGTCCGCCTTTTTTAGCCTGTACCATATCGCCTGGTTTGAACATAAAACCCTCTCTTATACGAAACAATTGATACTTAACCATAAAACAAATTGATCGCTTAGGAAAGCTCTGTCAACGATAGCGACATTTAATCTTGGTACAGTCATAATATTCAATTATAGCAATGGAGAAATAACACTGAGTGAGGTTTTTACAAGCCAAAAAAATTGTGGTTGTACATTTAATATCTAAAAAAAGCATTATAAATAAATGAAAAAGAGATGTTTTTTAATTATTTGAAAATACTTTTTAAACACGCGATTGGTCGGCGTTGAAATATATTTGCGGTGTAAAAATCATGTTTGTACATTGTTCAAAACTGCAGAGGGAAAAATGAAAAAAGTGCTCTGCTCCGACTCTATCCAAACGCTCCATCGCATTAAAATCATTACCACGTAATCCGTTACCTTCCTCTGCGTTATACAATAATTCCCAAATCCGTGAACCATCCCCCAGACCGTTGGACAAAAGCCATAAAGTGCTCACAAAACGCGCAGTAAACTTGTGTCTTTGCACGATGAGGCGTTTTCACTCCCTTCATATACTTTCCCTCGGCCAAACATAAAACCGCAGAGTCAGAGTCACAAGAATACTGCGGACCGGCCGATACCTCATTCTGATAACCCTACAAGTGCAGAATGGATTGTAGCTAAAAGCTATATACCCAATGGATTTCGAGGTGCGGGAAGGCGGCAGCTTGAAAGACGATGGGTATGATTCAGGAGTGCAACATGAACACCATTAGCCAAACGGCGAGCGTTGCCGAGAAAAGAACCAACGCTCGTTATTGGATAGTAGTAATGCTCTTCATCGTCACCTCGTTTAACTATGGCGACCGCGCCACGTTATCTATTGCCGGTTCAGAAATGGCGAAAGATATCGGCCTTGATCCGATTGGCATGGGATATGTGTTCTCCGCATTTTCCTGGGCATACGTCATCGGGCAGATCCCAGGTGGCTGGCTGCTTGACCGTTTCGGCTCAAAACGCGTTTATTTCTGGTCGATTTTTATTTGGTCGCTGTTTACCTTGCTGCAAGGTTTCGTCGATATCTTCAGTGGTTTTGGCATCATCATCGCGCTGTTTACCCTGCGCTTCCTGGTGGGATTGGCTGAAGCGCCTTCCTTCCCCGGCAACAGCCGAATAGTCGCAGCGTGGTTCCCGGCACAGGAACGCGGTACGGCAGTCTCCATCTTTAACTCCGCACAGTATTTCGCGACGGTAATCTTCGCGCCAATCATGGGTTGGCTGACTCATGAAGTGGGCTGGTCGCACGTCTTCTTCTTCATGGGGGGCTTAGGCATCATCATCAGTTTTGTTTGGCTGAAAGTGATTCATGAGCCGAATAACCATCCGGGTGTGAATAAGAAAGAGCTGGAGTACATCGAAGAAGGCGGCGCGCTGATCAATATGGATCAGAAGCAAACCAAAGAGCGGGTACCTTTCGCGCAGAAATGGGGCCAGATCAAACAGCTGATTGGCTCGCGCATGATGATCGGGATCTATATCGGCCAGTACTGCATTAACGCCTTAACCTATTTCTTTATTACCTGGTTCCCGGTGTATCTGGTTCAGGAAAAAGGCATGTCGATTTTGAAAGCCGGTTTTGTGGCTTCGGTTCCGGCAGTCTGTGGATTTATCGGCGGCGTGCTGGGCGGGGTTATTTCTGACTGGCTGATGCGCCGCACCGGTTCGTTAAACATCGCGCGTAAAACGCCAATCGTATTGGGGATGTTGCTCTCGGTCAGCATGGTGTTCTGTAACTATGTTGAATCAGAAATGATGGTTATCGGCTTTATGGCGATGGCGTTCTTCGGGAAAGGCATCGGTGCCCTGGGCTGGGCGGTGATGGCTGATACCGCGCCGAAAGAGATAAGCGGCCTGAGCGGTGGCTTGTTCAATATGTTCGGTAACGTCTCCGGTATCGTGACGCCAATTGCTATCGGTTACATCGTTGGGACATCCGGTTCGTTCAACGGCGCGCTGATTTACGTTGGGGTGCATGCTGTTATCGCGGTACTGAGCTATCTGGTGATTGTCGGCGACATCAAACGTGTTGAACTCAAACCCGCAGCCACAGGACGCTAATGATGAATACTCAGGCAAGCCCGATTATTACAGATATGAAAGTGATTCCCGTGGCGGGGAATGACAGCATGCTGCTGAATATTGGTGGTGCGCACGGTGCTTTTTTCACTCGTAACATTGTTGTATTAACCGATAACGCCGGGCATACCGGCGTAGGTGAAGCGCCGGGTGGCGACGTGATTTATCAGACGCTGGTCGATTCAATCCCGCAGGTTGTCGGCCAGGAAATTGCGCGCATGAATCGTGTGGTGCAAAACGTCCATAAAGGTAATCAGTCAGCAGATTTTGATACCTTCGGTAAAGGTGCATGGACCTTTGAATTACGTGTTAATGCGGTCGCAGCACTGGAAGCCGCACTGCTTGATTTACTCGGCAAGGCGCTAAACGTCCCGGTCTGCGAGCTATTGGGGCCGGGGAAACAGCGCGATGAAGTCACCGTGTTGGGTTATCTGTTTTATATCGGCGATCGCCAGAAAACGGATTTGCCTTACCTTGAGGGTAAAAATACCGGCCACGCCTGGTACGATTTACGCCATCAGGAAGCGCTAACCAGCGACTCGATCGTGCGGCTAGCTGAAGCGGCGCAAGATCGTTATGGCTTTAAAGATTTCAAACTCAAAGGCGGAGTTTTACCCGGTGAGCAAGAACTGGATGCCGCCTGCTTGCTGAAAAAACGCTTCCCGGATGCGCGTATCACCGTCGATCCGAACGGCGCCTGGCTGCTGGATGAGGCTATCGCGTTGTGTAAGGGAATGGGCGATGTCCTGACCTATGCCGAAGATCCTTGCGGCGCGGAACAAGGTTATTCAGGGCGCGAAGTGATGGCTGAATTCCGCCGTGCAACGGGCTTACCGGTAGCGACCAATATGATTGCGACAAACTGGCGCGAGATGAACCACGCCATCATGCTCAACGCCGTCGATATTCCGTTAGCCGACCCACATTTCTGGACGCTTAGCGGCGCGGTTCGTGTCGCGCAAATGTGCGACGAATGGGGCCTGACGTGGGGTTGTCATTCCAATAACCATTTCGACATTTCCCTGGCGATGTTCACCCATGTGGGGGCTGCGGCACCGGGCAAACCCACGGCTATCGACACCCACTGGATTTGGCAGGAAGGCGACCAGCGACTGACGAAATCCCCGCTGCAAATCGTTAACGGCAAAATCGCGGTGCCGGATGCGCCAGGCTTAGGCGTAGAACTTGACTGGGAACAGGTGCAGAAAGCTCATGAAGTGTATAAATCCCTCTCGGGTGGTTCGCGCAATGACGCCACAGCCATGCAATACCTGGTGCCGGGCTGGAAATTCGATCGTAAACGTCCGGCATTTGGCCGCGGATAAAACATTCTTGCTGAAAAGGAATTAACGATGAGCACATTTACTTCTACCCCAGTAGTCACTGCGATGCAGGTTATTCCCGTTGCGGGCCATGACAGTATGCTGATGAATTTGAGTGGGGCACACTCGCCGTTTTTCACCCGTAATATTGTGATTATCAAGGATAACTCTGGCCACACAGGTGTGGGGGAAATCCCCGGTGGTGAAAAGATCCGCCAGACACTTGAAGAAGCGGCAGCGTTGGTCATTGGCAAAACGCTGGGCGAGTACAAAAACATTCTGAACCTGGTACGTACCGAATTTGCTGACCGTGACTCCGGCGGGCGGGGTTTGCAGACCTTTGATTTGCGCACCACCATTCATGTTGTAACCGGTATTGAATCGGCCATGCTGGACTTACTTGGTCAGCACCTGGGCGTGAACGTCGCTTCTTTGCTGGGTGATGGGCAACAGCGCAGTGAAGTCGAAATGCTCGGCTATCTGTTCTTCGTCGGTAATCGCAAACAGACTCCGCTGCCTTATCAGAGCCAGCCTAATGAGAAATGCGACTGGTATCGCATTCGCCACGACGAAGCGATGACGCCAGATTCTGTGGTGCGTCTGGCAGAAGCGGCTTACGAGAAATATGGCTTTAACGACTTCAAACTGAAAGGCGGTGTATTAGCTGGAAGCGAAGAAGCCGAAGCCGTGACGGCACTGGCAAAACGCTTCCCGCAAGCTCGCGTTACGCTTGACCCGAACGGAGCCTGGTCGCTTGATGAAGCGATTAGCATTGGTAAGCAATTACGTGGCGTACTGGCTTATGCCGAAGATCCGTGTGGTGCGGAACAGGGTTATTCAGGCCGTGAAATTATGGCTGAATTCCGTCGTGCGACTGGTTTGCCAACCGCGACCAATATGATTGCTACCGACTGGCGTCAGATGGGCCACACGCTTTCCCTGCAATCGGTCGATATCCCGCTCGCCGATCCGCATTTCTGGACCATGCAAGGTTCGGTTCGCGTCGCGCAAATGTGCCACGAATTTGGACTGACGTGGGGATCGCATTCCAACAACCACTTTGATATCTCTCTGGCGATGTTTACCCACGTTGCAGCCGCAGCACCAGGGAAAGTCACCGCCATCGACACGCACTGGATTTGGCAGGAAGGCAATCAACGCCTGACCAAACAGCCGTTCGAAATCAAAGGCGGCATGGTGCAGGTGCCGAAAACACCAGGGCTGGGCGTTGAGCTGGATATGGATCAAGTGATGAAAGCACATGAGCTTTATCAGCAGCACGGACTGGGCGCACGCGATGATGCGATGGCGATGCAGTATTTGATCCCAGACTGGACGTTTAATAATAAGCGCCCATGCATGGTCAGGTAATCTTAACCCTAATGACCTGACCCACATCGCGACGGACGGCATATGAAAATTATCACCGCACCAGATTCATACAAAGAGAGCCTTAGCGCTCTCGAGGTGGCGACACAAATCGAAGCCGGTTTTCGGGAAGTGTTTCCGAATGCCTGCTATGTGAAGCTGCCCGTTGCTGATGGGGGCGGTTTTCAGCGTGCTGTACCGTATCTGTACGCTGGAAGAAGCGCTGGAAAATGCCGGAGATAATCTGCGCATGGCTTCGCGTAACAGTGCGGCGACAATTGCTATCGGGTTGTTCTGTCGGGAGAAATAAGTTTCCCGACAGATAACTTTGCAGTGTTAACCAAACATACGTTGCGCTTCTTTTGAAACATTATTCATCTCATCAAGCAGCTCAAAAAGTTCGGGTTCCAGATCTTCTGGCTTCACGCCATTGCGCAGTTGTTGTTCCAGAATCAGGCATAGGTTTTTCAACCGAGGCACACCGCTGTAGCTACAACTGCCGTGAAGTTTATGAATGATATCGACCAACTTCTCCGGGTTTTCCCCGACCAGTTGTTCTTCAACGGTGTTGCGAACTTCAGGTAAGAACACCAACAGCATTTGCAGCAAATCACGCGCCAGATCAGGCTTATTAGCCGCTTGTTGGAGCGCCAGCGACCAATCCAGAGTCTGATTTTGGTTACTGGTTTGCGTTGTCACTTCTATGTTTAATGGTTGAGCGAGCGCGGTGATGGCACCCGGCTGATACCGTAGCAGCAGGCTATACAGCTTTTTCTCTTCAATAGGTTTGGCAAGATAGTCATTCATACCTGCACTCAGCAGCTTCTCTTTTTGCCCCGCCATGGCGTGTGCCGTCACCGCGATAACCGGAGTTTGCTGGTGGTGTGGCATCTGGCGAATAACCTCACAGGCGCGGATACCATCCATTTCAGGCATCTGAATATCCATCAGGATGATGTCTATTTGCATCTGTTTCGCCCGCTCAATAGCCTGTAAACCGCTTCCGCACAGCTCAACGTTTTGCACATGATCTTCAAGCAATGCGCCAATCAGTTTCAGGTTGGCCGGGTTGTCATCAACGGCCATTACAGTGAGCGGCAGCTTTTTGTTTTCAACGTTATCGGCCAGTGCGGGATGCGCATTGAAGATGTGTTCAGCCAGCAGTGGCAGCAGACGTGGTGCGGTGACAGGCTTCAATAAACAAGCGGCAACACCTTCTTTTTTAAGCGATTCCGCATCGATCTGGCAATGGCTTGGCAGCGCCAGAATCAGGCAATCTGTCATCGTGACGGCTTTTGCCAGTTTTGGATTTGTAATGGAGAGCGTATCGCGGAACGTGACCGGCATTCCGAGCAACATAATATCGTAGTGCGCTTCGGCGAGGGCCGTGAACGTTGGGCTATACACCACTTCAAGCGGCGTATTGGCCAAAATATTGAGCGTGCTTTGCGCAGCGGAAGCATTTTGCTCGATATACGCAATGCGCTTGCCTGCCAGATTCTCAGTCGAATAACCGTCAAGAACCGCGTTAGGATTCAGATCCAGATTGATGTAGAACCAGAAGGTAGACCCCTGATTTGGCTGGCTATGGAACGAGATATCCCCGCCCATTTCGCTGACCAATTTCTGGGTGATCACCAGACCCAATCCAGTGCCACCATGACGCCGTGAAATACTGGCATCCGCCTGACGAAATGCCTGGAACAGACGCGATTGTTCCTGCTCAGGAATGCCAATGCCGGTATCATGAATCCGCATCTCAACCTGGACTTTGTTGTTGCCTTGCGAACGCTTCTCGACGACCAAATCAATATTGCCGCTCTCGGTAAACTTAATCGCATTCCCCACCAGATTGGTTACGACTTGCTGCAAGCGCAGTGGATCGCCAATCACGTTATCCGGAACATCATTTTTGATGTTTAACGTCAGCTCCAGCCCTTTGTCATGGGCCGAATGCGCCAGCAACGTCACCACTTCATCGAGCGTATTACGCAGCGGGAAGGGAATGCTTTCCAGTATCAGTTTGCCTGCTTCCAGTTTAGAGAAGTCCAGCACGTCATTGATAATGGTTAGCAGGTTATTGGCTGAACGTTCAATGGTATACAGATGATCGCGCTGCGTGGGGTTCAAATCTGTTTTCAGCGTCAAACGGGTAAATCCAATTACCCCGTTGAGCGGTGTGCGCAGCTCGTGGGACATATTGGCGAGGAACTCAGACTTAATACGTGCGGCTTCCTGAGCGCGTTTCTTGGCGAGATCCAGCTCAACGTTCTGGATTTCCATCTGTTCAAGTGTTTCGCGCAAGTCAGACGTCGCCTGGTCAATATTATGCTGCATCTCCTCGTGATAGGCGGTCAACGACATCGCCATCGAATTGATACCGTTTTTCAGCATATCTAATTCACCGAGCATGAAACCTTCTACGCGGCTATCAAGTTGGCCGCGACGTATCCGGTCGACCGTATTCACCATATTACGGATTGGCCCAGTGACATCGCGCATCAGGCGATAGGCGAACAGCATCGCAATGCCGACACAGAACAGCATCATCAACGTTGAGATAAAAATTTCTCGGTATTGCTGCAAACGTACCGATTTTAAGTCGAGCTCAATCGCGACGTAGCCGAGCGAATTGCCCGCCGGTTTCGCATCGGTCACTTCTGACTCGTCCGGGGAATAGCTCTCGGAAATAATCGGGGTACGCAGAATTATCGAATCGCCATGCCGCGTAATGCTTAAGCTGTGCGGCGGTTTTTCATTGTTTGGTAACTTCAAGGCTGAAGCATTGAGCTGATAATTGGAGGTGACAAACAGCTTGTTGTTCTCATCAAATACCGAAATCGCCCGCACAATATCGGAATGGCGGCGGTGTAACACGCTGACCAACTGGCGTATGGACTCACGACTGTGAAAACTCATGCCATATTCGCTGGCGACTGCCAGCGGTTCGATAATGTTGGTACCCGAGTCTTCGAGCTGACGCTGCAGGTCGTTGTAACGATGAACGACAAAAAAGATACTGAGCAATAAACCGATCATTAATGTCGGTGCCAGAATCAGGATCATCATGCGTGCACGCAGGCTGTAGTTGGTCATGGGGTTCCGATATGGGACAATTGAAGCAATAGTTAATATTTTTGAGAGAGCACTCTGGCTCATGGCGCAATTCTACTCTGCAAAGCGACGGGTTACGACTCGTCAAATCATAACCGTGAACGTTAATGACCTTGATCCGTTTGGTCAGGGCGTCGCACGCCATAACGGTAAAGCGCTTTTTATCCAGGACGCACTGCCTGGTGAACACGTTGACGTCACGATTACCGAGGACAAACGCAACTTTGCCCAGGCTCGAGTGAAACGACGTTTAAATGATAGCCCGCAGCGTGTGGCTCCGCGTTGTCCACATTATGGCGTTTGCGGGGGCTGCCAACAGCAACATGCCAGCATCGAATTGCAGCAGCAAGCAAAATCCCGTGCGCTGGCTCGCATGATGGGCACGCGTGAGGCTCCTGCGGTGGTGGACGAAATCATTTCTGGTTCGCCATGGGGTTATCGTCGCCGGGCACGTTTAGGGTTGAATTATCTCCCTAAGACACAGACCTTACAGATGGGTTTTCGCAAATCTCACGACAGCGAACTGGTCAATATTCACCACTGCCCGGTTTTGGCGCCTCAACTTGAGGCATTGCTGGAACCTTTGCGCCAATGTCTTTCTGAATTAAAAGCCGTTCGTCGTTTAGGTCATGTTGAACTGGTACTGGCAGATAATGGCCCGCTGATGGTGTTGCGCCATTTAGATGCTCTTCATGACGACGATAGGCAAAAACTGGAACGCTTTTCGCATTCTACAGGCGTCGCGCTGTATTTAGCCCCGGACAGTGAGACACTCACGGCAGTGGGTGGAGATGAGCCCTGCTATCACTCAGACGGGCTACGCTTAACGTTCAGTCCGCGCGATTTCATTCAGGTGAATGACGGCGTGAATCAGCAAATGGTCGCGCGTGCCATTGAGTGGCTGGATATCCAGCCAACGGATCGCGTGCTGGATCTATTCTGCGGAATGGGAAACTTTACGCTCCCACTGGCAACGCGCGCTGAAAGTGTCGTTGGGGTGGAAGGCGTTGCTGCGCTGGTGGCGAAAGGTGAATATAATGCAGGGTATAATTTGCTGAAAAACGTCAC
The nucleotide sequence above comes from Buttiauxella selenatireducens. Encoded proteins:
- a CDS encoding MFS transporter; this translates as MNTISQTASVAEKRTNARYWIVVMLFIVTSFNYGDRATLSIAGSEMAKDIGLDPIGMGYVFSAFSWAYVIGQIPGGWLLDRFGSKRVYFWSIFIWSLFTLLQGFVDIFSGFGIIIALFTLRFLVGLAEAPSFPGNSRIVAAWFPAQERGTAVSIFNSAQYFATVIFAPIMGWLTHEVGWSHVFFFMGGLGIIISFVWLKVIHEPNNHPGVNKKELEYIEEGGALINMDQKQTKERVPFAQKWGQIKQLIGSRMMIGIYIGQYCINALTYFFITWFPVYLVQEKGMSILKAGFVASVPAVCGFIGGVLGGVISDWLMRRTGSLNIARKTPIVLGMLLSVSMVFCNYVESEMMVIGFMAMAFFGKGIGALGWAVMADTAPKEISGLSGGLFNMFGNVSGIVTPIAIGYIVGTSGSFNGALIYVGVHAVIAVLSYLVIVGDIKRVELKPAATGR
- a CDS encoding enolase C-terminal domain-like protein is translated as MNTQASPIITDMKVIPVAGNDSMLLNIGGAHGAFFTRNIVVLTDNAGHTGVGEAPGGDVIYQTLVDSIPQVVGQEIARMNRVVQNVHKGNQSADFDTFGKGAWTFELRVNAVAALEAALLDLLGKALNVPVCELLGPGKQRDEVTVLGYLFYIGDRQKTDLPYLEGKNTGHAWYDLRHQEALTSDSIVRLAEAAQDRYGFKDFKLKGGVLPGEQELDAACLLKKRFPDARITVDPNGAWLLDEAIALCKGMGDVLTYAEDPCGAEQGYSGREVMAEFRRATGLPVATNMIATNWREMNHAIMLNAVDIPLADPHFWTLSGAVRVAQMCDEWGLTWGCHSNNHFDISLAMFTHVGAAAPGKPTAIDTHWIWQEGDQRLTKSPLQIVNGKIAVPDAPGLGVELDWEQVQKAHEVYKSLSGGSRNDATAMQYLVPGWKFDRKRPAFGRG
- the gudD gene encoding glucarate dehydratase — translated: MSTFTSTPVVTAMQVIPVAGHDSMLMNLSGAHSPFFTRNIVIIKDNSGHTGVGEIPGGEKIRQTLEEAAALVIGKTLGEYKNILNLVRTEFADRDSGGRGLQTFDLRTTIHVVTGIESAMLDLLGQHLGVNVASLLGDGQQRSEVEMLGYLFFVGNRKQTPLPYQSQPNEKCDWYRIRHDEAMTPDSVVRLAEAAYEKYGFNDFKLKGGVLAGSEEAEAVTALAKRFPQARVTLDPNGAWSLDEAISIGKQLRGVLAYAEDPCGAEQGYSGREIMAEFRRATGLPTATNMIATDWRQMGHTLSLQSVDIPLADPHFWTMQGSVRVAQMCHEFGLTWGSHSNNHFDISLAMFTHVAAAAPGKVTAIDTHWIWQEGNQRLTKQPFEIKGGMVQVPKTPGLGVELDMDQVMKAHELYQQHGLGARDDAMAMQYLIPDWTFNNKRPCMVR